From the genome of Hymenobacter cellulosilyticus, one region includes:
- a CDS encoding SDR family NAD(P)-dependent oxidoreductase: MGIGLGLAKAFLAQGAAVAVCGRSREALDLFSHTYPDALAVQADVTQAADRTRLLDRVAERFGHLDVLVNNAGRFVERDFTTGTDPAADLEQEVALNLTAPIQLTSEVLVRWPALTALVFVTSGFALVSPTRADLRGGESGAARLRRGVAPAAGAQGHACA, translated from the coding sequence ATGGGTATTGGTCTTGGCTTAGCGAAAGCCTTTCTGGCGCAGGGGGCGGCCGTCGCCGTTTGTGGCCGGTCACGCGAAGCCCTCGACCTCTTTTCGCACACCTACCCAGATGCACTGGCCGTCCAGGCCGATGTGACCCAGGCGGCGGACCGGACCCGCCTGCTCGACCGGGTAGCGGAGCGGTTTGGGCACCTCGATGTCTTGGTCAACAATGCCGGGCGCTTCGTCGAACGAGATTTCACAACCGGGACGGACCCGGCCGCCGACCTGGAGCAAGAGGTGGCGCTGAACCTTACGGCTCCCATCCAGTTGACCAGCGAAGTGCTCGTGCGCTGGCCGGCCCTGACGGCCCTCGTGTTCGTCACTTCCGGCTTTGCCCTGGTGTCACCCACGCGCGCCGACCTACGGGGCGGTGAAAGCGGGGCTGCACGGCTTCGCCGAGGGGTTGCGCCGGCAGCTGGCGCCCAAGGGCACGCATGTGCTTGA
- a CDS encoding T9SS type A sorting domain-containing protein: MRKLLTSCIAVASVCIAVCHPAQAQIQNGDFETRNHDPRGAGNIKGARTSVYDDLPSWSGISENYLGPDYLASPAIVSRMDPRLTPPYGWFNPRNNSNGCVGITKEPYSSAGYQFITQQVTLKSGYTYRAKFYVLRRPGAIYQEKLTLYVTEGGKPNYTWVPSLQTHRLSPTPYAKVVSDPIVDNQNWTEVSGTFVAHGNTPGAAVTASITIGFDETQVPPQPGLYSEGNGTYYIIDDVEVSECLTCCPSASGSYTTLDVESEYGSQVPSPTGEDNYCFSQRLTFSAPLGPQTATYQWVVNGYNVQNGNEVQGYTVNGNSMSFIPTTTSPGISRYVTVTCITNYGPSCSASQSSKSFFVSSQNEEGTPCTQYRAEPVQSTFAYPNPAGDYLTFPENTTGITIKDQEGKTVGIKKSLLANGRLDTRLLPEGLYQLRMVVSGKVVSQRIQIKH, translated from the coding sequence ATGAGAAAGCTTCTTACTTCCTGTATAGCCGTGGCATCGGTCTGTATAGCTGTTTGCCATCCCGCACAAGCCCAGATTCAAAATGGAGATTTTGAAACTCGAAATCACGACCCTCGTGGAGCAGGTAATATAAAAGGGGCCCGGACTTCTGTCTATGATGACCTGCCTAGCTGGTCTGGAATATCTGAAAACTATCTGGGGCCAGACTATCTAGCTAGCCCGGCTATAGTATCTAGGATGGACCCTCGTCTAACTCCCCCTTATGGATGGTTTAATCCCCGAAACAACAGTAATGGTTGTGTCGGTATTACAAAAGAGCCCTACTCATCGGCAGGTTATCAGTTTATTACCCAGCAAGTGACACTTAAAAGCGGTTATACGTACCGCGCAAAGTTCTATGTTCTTCGGCGTCCTGGAGCTATTTATCAGGAAAAGCTGACGTTATATGTAACGGAGGGAGGAAAGCCGAACTATACATGGGTCCCCTCACTTCAGACCCATCGCCTTTCCCCAACGCCCTATGCAAAGGTGGTGTCGGATCCTATTGTTGATAATCAGAACTGGACAGAGGTGTCAGGGACATTCGTAGCCCATGGCAACACTCCTGGCGCTGCCGTTACCGCATCCATTACGATTGGATTTGATGAAACACAAGTTCCCCCACAGCCCGGTCTTTATTCAGAAGGCAATGGGACTTATTACATCATTGACGACGTAGAAGTTAGCGAGTGTCTTACTTGCTGCCCCTCGGCAAGCGGTAGCTATACGACCCTGGATGTCGAATCTGAATATGGTTCCCAGGTGCCCAGTCCAACGGGTGAGGACAATTACTGCTTTTCCCAGCGCCTGACCTTCTCAGCACCGTTGGGGCCACAGACAGCAACCTACCAATGGGTTGTAAATGGGTATAATGTCCAGAACGGAAACGAAGTCCAGGGCTACACGGTGAATGGCAATTCAATGTCCTTTATTCCCACGACTACTTCTCCAGGTATTTCCCGGTACGTAACCGTCACGTGCATCACCAACTACGGCCCTTCCTGTTCAGCGAGCCAAAGCTCTAAAAGCTTTTTTGTGTCTAGTCAGAATGAGGAAGGAACCCCTTGTACGCAGTACAGGGCAGAACCAGTCCAGTCGACGTTTGCCTATCCAAATCCTGCGGGAGACTACCTTACATTCCCAGAAAATACCACAGGTATTACCATAAAAGATCAGGAAGGGAAAACAGTAGGGATAAAAAAATCCCTGCTAGCTAACGGCAGACTTGATACACGACTATTGCCTGAAGGGCTCTATCAGTTGCGGATGGTTGTCAGTGGTAAAGTGGTTAGTCAGCGCATTCAGATTAAACATTGA
- a CDS encoding YqgE/AlgH family protein, producing MLISQPFLGDPNFERTVVLMCRYSEEEGSYGLVLNRPSNLLLGDVLELPDGDASPAAKLPLGLGGPVYPDTLHYLHRRADVPNAISLGQDVYWGGDFQVVLGLLLSGELAADDIRLYAGYSGWTAGQLEEEVKENVWIVHPNAAGKVFTLDNDAFWQAILREKGGRYRVLSNYPLDPRLN from the coding sequence ATGCTCATTTCTCAGCCCTTTCTAGGTGATCCTAACTTCGAGCGGACGGTGGTACTGATGTGCCGCTACTCGGAGGAAGAGGGCTCCTACGGCCTGGTACTCAACCGTCCGTCCAACCTGCTGCTCGGCGACGTGCTGGAGCTGCCCGACGGCGACGCCTCCCCGGCGGCCAAGCTTCCGCTGGGCCTGGGCGGCCCCGTGTATCCCGACACGCTCCACTACCTGCACCGCCGCGCCGACGTGCCCAATGCCATCAGCCTGGGGCAGGACGTGTACTGGGGCGGCGATTTTCAGGTGGTGCTGGGCCTGCTGCTGAGCGGGGAGCTGGCCGCCGACGATATCCGTCTCTACGCGGGCTATTCCGGCTGGACAGCGGGCCAATTGGAGGAGGAAGTCAAGGAAAATGTTTGGATTGTCCACCCCAATGCTGCCGGGAAAGTATTTACTTTGGATAATGATGCCTTCTGGCAAGCCATTTTGCGGGAAAAAGGCGGCCGCTACCGGGTCCTGTCCAACTATCCGCTGGACCCCCGCCTAAATTAG
- a CDS encoding Crp/Fnr family transcriptional regulator: MENLRKAFEFGGVLNAEEIAQVTDPFVAQSLRAGEHFFAPGDYPNRLGFVSAGVCRLYLVGRMPEEEATRCFIRPHQFILDLESLHSHRPTQVGIQALTACELLDKRIWQQLLVEVPKLFILSKLLTEVARPGKNTRSSSSATPTWSCRCRNTTSPPISALRLSP; the protein is encoded by the coding sequence ATGGAAAATCTACGCAAGGCTTTCGAGTTCGGCGGCGTGTTGAACGCCGAGGAAATTGCCCAGGTGACCGACCCGTTTGTGGCACAGTCACTGCGGGCGGGCGAGCATTTCTTTGCCCCCGGCGACTACCCCAACCGTTTGGGCTTCGTCAGCGCCGGAGTCTGCCGACTTTACCTCGTGGGTCGGATGCCCGAGGAAGAGGCGACCCGGTGCTTCATTCGGCCCCACCAGTTCATCCTGGATCTGGAAAGCCTTCACAGCCACCGGCCCACCCAGGTAGGCATCCAGGCCCTGACGGCGTGCGAGCTGCTGGACAAGCGCATCTGGCAGCAACTCCTGGTAGAAGTTCCCAAGCTCTTCATCCTGAGCAAGCTACTGACGGAAGTAGCACGGCCCGGCAAAAATACGAGGAGTTCGTCAAGCGCTACCCCGACCTGGTCTTGCAGGTGCCGCAACACTACATCGCCTCCTATCTCGGCATTACGCCTCAGTCCTTAA
- a CDS encoding IPT/TIG domain-containing protein → MPANSPAIAAKVVGSTAPTITSISPTTCPAGTPVTIIGTNLANAVRLWSGHMEVPGSAITVNVQGTQATFTWPRASLPGYGVEYVTSSGAVTSRQVFTTTLPAYIGSTVQLFAEGDSKTAGFNLSNVSDRWVEKAKALVPGIPAASWANVSGSEDMLDPIVGAGQTMLFQYCSPMCATTLPSSTGCCSSTPG, encoded by the coding sequence ATGCCAGCCAACAGCCCGGCTATTGCGGCGAAGGTAGTGGGTAGTACTGCGCCTACTATCACCAGTATTAGCCCTACGACATGTCCAGCTGGTACACCGGTGACAATCATAGGGACCAATCTTGCCAACGCCGTGCGCTTGTGGTCTGGGCACATGGAGGTGCCTGGTTCAGCTATCACAGTCAATGTCCAAGGCACACAGGCAACCTTCACCTGGCCCCGAGCCTCGCTCCCTGGCTATGGGGTTGAGTATGTAACCAGTAGCGGAGCCGTGACCAGCAGGCAGGTATTTACGACCACGTTGCCGGCCTACATCGGCTCCACGGTGCAGTTGTTTGCGGAAGGAGACAGCAAGACCGCAGGCTTTAACCTGTCGAACGTATCCGACCGATGGGTTGAAAAGGCCAAGGCGCTCGTTCCCGGCATTCCAGCTGCCTCCTGGGCGAACGTTTCCGGATCGGAGGATATGCTCGACCCAATCGTGGGGGCTGGGCAAACCATGCTATTTCAGTACTGCTCGCCAATGTGCGCAACAACATTGCCGAGCAGTACTGGATGCTGTTCCTCTACGCCGGGGTAA
- a CDS encoding PBSX family phage terminase large subunit, translating into MSDGILDIRHTSVFSRNLDACQTPGVRIVVNQGGTRSSKTVSLVQLAIYLCLLETGIMFSIVRGTLPSLKATVLRDLEEQLTKLGLLSVLDSHNKTDHLYTFPNGSQIEYFSIDDAQKVRGRKRHYLLANKANELRLEDWRQLIFRAERVLFLDFNPSEEFHWIYDEVLTRPDCVFIQSTYLDNPFLPDSILQEIKLLEAADPNYWRIYGLGERGVAGTTIFPHWQQCPSLPTTAAHRRYGLDFGYNHPTSLVEVSETPTARYWQQRLYQSHLTTPELIDRLKELIPNKREVIYADHARPEIIEDIGRACFAITEADKAVKAGIDDVKSKPLLVTADSVDLIKELRAYKWKTLRNGQVLDEPVKVNDDAIDAGRYGTYSYSLQHKVNTPITHYQSFGTTRRR; encoded by the coding sequence ATGAGCGACGGCATCCTCGACATCCGCCACACGAGCGTCTTTAGCCGCAACCTGGACGCCTGCCAGACGCCCGGCGTGCGCATCGTGGTTAACCAAGGCGGGACTCGCTCCAGCAAAACCGTGAGCCTGGTACAGCTGGCCATCTACCTGTGCCTGCTCGAAACGGGCATCATGTTCAGCATCGTGCGCGGAACCCTGCCCTCGCTCAAAGCTACGGTGCTACGCGACCTGGAAGAGCAGCTCACGAAGCTGGGGCTTCTCTCGGTGCTGGACAGCCACAACAAGACCGACCACCTCTACACCTTCCCCAATGGCAGCCAGATCGAGTACTTTAGCATCGACGACGCCCAGAAGGTGCGCGGCCGCAAGCGCCACTACCTGCTGGCCAACAAAGCCAACGAATTGCGCCTAGAGGACTGGCGCCAGCTGATCTTCCGTGCCGAGCGGGTGCTGTTCCTGGACTTCAACCCCAGCGAGGAGTTTCACTGGATCTACGACGAGGTGCTCACCCGCCCGGACTGCGTCTTCATCCAGAGCACCTACCTCGACAACCCGTTCCTGCCCGATAGTATCCTGCAGGAGATCAAGCTCCTGGAAGCCGCCGACCCTAACTACTGGCGCATCTACGGCCTGGGCGAACGGGGCGTGGCCGGTACGACCATCTTCCCCCACTGGCAGCAGTGTCCCTCGTTGCCCACCACGGCGGCCCACCGGCGCTACGGGCTGGACTTCGGCTACAACCACCCCACTTCCCTGGTTGAGGTCAGCGAGACGCCCACGGCCCGCTACTGGCAGCAACGCCTCTACCAGTCGCACCTGACTACGCCCGAGCTGATCGACCGGCTCAAGGAGCTTATTCCCAACAAGCGCGAGGTCATCTACGCCGACCACGCCCGCCCCGAAATCATCGAGGACATCGGCCGGGCCTGCTTTGCCATCACCGAAGCCGACAAAGCCGTCAAGGCCGGCATCGACGACGTGAAGAGCAAGCCGCTGCTAGTCACGGCCGACAGCGTGGATCTGATCAAAGAACTGCGGGCCTACAAATGGAAAACCCTGCGCAACGGCCAGGTGCTTGACGAGCCGGTCAAGGTCAACGACGACGCCATCGACGCGGGCCGCTACGGCACTTACTCCTACAGCCTACAGCACAAGGTCAACACACCCATCACGCACTATCAATCCTTCGGCACCACCCGCCGCCGCTAG
- a CDS encoding acyltransferase family protein — MTLEQKAGKLSYIDALRGWAILGAVVVHALDYGTGAQQLSPLVVSFCQSGARGVQLFFIIITFTLFLSMTNRQRQEKRPTLNFFIRRFFRIAPLFYLGILFYVLTYSRAWASLPKVLVTLLFINGAHPNTINSLVPGASLSPSK, encoded by the coding sequence GTGACTCTGGAGCAAAAAGCGGGTAAGCTTTCGTACATAGATGCCCTGCGGGGCTGGGCCATTCTGGGGGCAGTGGTGGTGCACGCGCTTGACTATGGGACCGGGGCGCAGCAGCTGAGTCCGCTGGTGGTTTCGTTTTGCCAATCGGGGGCCCGGGGAGTGCAACTCTTCTTTATTATCATCACGTTCACGCTGTTTTTGAGCATGACCAACCGGCAACGGCAGGAGAAACGACCCACGCTCAACTTCTTTATCCGCCGCTTTTTCCGCATTGCCCCTCTCTTTTACCTGGGGATTCTGTTTTATGTGCTTACCTACAGTCGGGCCTGGGCTTCGTTGCCTAAAGTGCTGGTGACCCTGCTCTTCATCAATGGCGCCCATCCCAACACCATTAACAGCTTGGTGCCGGGGGCTAGTCTATCACCATCGAAATGA
- a CDS encoding DUF349 domain-containing protein, which produces MQSADAAPETTSAAPASPEATAAEATTLTDTAPVTSEADAADSTQPEAVREPVVALQTAADIETADAPVAALPTSNNDSAAEAAQAAEAADTAHSAGTEEEEEYVPEIPVPDFTTLDLPAQAAHLLTLLRRPDARQNRKQIFDLYRQYETTVNADRTAARQRFTEGGGEADDFAYHGPEGHAELSSALQEFRDSRAKDARAEDEQRAKNLAHKQYLLTQLRQLVESAETKDSSVRIKALQNDWKATGAVPQKDAQEIWNSYHALLDIYYNNRGLFFEMKELDRRRNLEAKEALIQRAEALANQPSINKALQELRQLHEEWKHIGPVANEQRDAIWNRFLQASEKVHDRKKEFLNVRSTQENANLTRKTALLEQIKPFAEFQTERVNEWRAKTDELQKLKEEWDTAGLVPRDKAEQLNKQFWSAYKGFFQRKNQFFKSLDEEKNANLQRKLDLCNQAEAALQNPNWEEGREIVIRLQKEWKLIGRVPEKQSDKVWNRFRTACDAFFERKNEEAKQRVQQAQQVSQEQATHLDRVADAVTALSVDAPGTLEGFRQHVEEWRAFDGATNGPRGSAERAEEKFQSLMGKYLDHVPGLSYAERADLLFQLQVERLKSSPDSQQALYRKEQGLRREINELENDIATLQTNLEFFARSKNANQLREEYQGRIDEAKGRIDGLKKQLKIIRA; this is translated from the coding sequence GTGCAGTCGGCCGACGCTGCTCCCGAAACCACCTCTGCCGCACCCGCTTCGCCCGAGGCCACTGCTGCAGAAGCCACCACGCTGACCGATACCGCTCCCGTTACTTCGGAAGCCGACGCCGCCGACAGCACCCAGCCCGAAGCCGTGCGCGAGCCGGTTGTAGCTTTGCAAACCGCCGCCGATATTGAAACGGCCGACGCGCCCGTAGCCGCCCTGCCGACTTCCAATAACGACTCGGCCGCGGAGGCCGCTCAGGCCGCGGAAGCTGCCGACACAGCCCACAGTGCTGGCACGGAGGAAGAGGAAGAGTATGTGCCCGAAATTCCGGTGCCCGACTTTACCACGCTCGACCTGCCCGCCCAGGCGGCCCACCTGCTGACCCTGCTGCGCCGCCCCGATGCCCGCCAGAACCGCAAGCAGATCTTCGACCTGTACCGTCAGTACGAAACTACTGTCAACGCTGACCGCACCGCCGCCCGGCAGCGCTTCACCGAGGGCGGGGGCGAGGCGGATGACTTTGCCTACCACGGCCCGGAAGGCCACGCCGAACTGAGCAGCGCCCTGCAGGAATTCCGCGACAGTCGCGCCAAGGATGCTCGTGCCGAGGATGAGCAGCGGGCCAAAAATCTGGCTCACAAGCAGTACCTGCTCACGCAGCTGCGGCAGCTGGTAGAGTCAGCCGAAACCAAGGACAGCTCCGTGCGCATCAAGGCGTTGCAAAACGACTGGAAAGCCACCGGGGCCGTGCCGCAGAAGGACGCCCAGGAAATCTGGAACAGCTACCACGCCCTGCTCGATATTTATTACAACAACCGCGGCCTATTCTTCGAAATGAAGGAACTGGACCGCCGGCGTAACCTCGAAGCCAAGGAAGCCCTGATTCAACGCGCCGAGGCCTTGGCCAACCAGCCCAGCATCAATAAGGCGCTGCAGGAGTTGCGCCAGTTGCACGAGGAGTGGAAACACATTGGCCCCGTTGCCAACGAGCAGCGCGACGCCATCTGGAACCGCTTCCTGCAGGCTTCCGAGAAGGTACACGACCGGAAGAAGGAGTTCCTCAACGTACGCTCGACCCAGGAGAATGCCAACCTGACTCGTAAAACGGCCTTGCTGGAGCAGATCAAGCCTTTTGCCGAGTTCCAGACTGAGCGGGTAAATGAGTGGCGCGCCAAAACCGACGAGCTGCAAAAGCTTAAGGAGGAGTGGGACACCGCCGGCCTTGTGCCCCGCGACAAAGCCGAGCAGCTCAACAAGCAGTTCTGGTCGGCTTACAAAGGCTTCTTCCAGCGCAAAAACCAGTTCTTCAAGTCGCTCGACGAGGAGAAAAATGCCAACCTACAGCGCAAACTGGATTTGTGCAACCAGGCGGAAGCGGCGCTGCAAAACCCGAACTGGGAGGAAGGTCGCGAAATTGTAATCCGCCTGCAGAAGGAGTGGAAGCTTATCGGCCGGGTGCCGGAAAAACAGTCCGATAAAGTCTGGAACCGCTTCCGTACCGCCTGTGATGCGTTCTTCGAGCGCAAAAACGAGGAAGCCAAGCAACGGGTGCAGCAGGCTCAACAAGTATCGCAGGAGCAGGCCACTCACCTCGACCGGGTAGCCGACGCCGTTACGGCCCTGTCGGTAGATGCTCCGGGCACGCTGGAAGGCTTCCGTCAGCATGTAGAAGAGTGGCGTGCCTTCGACGGAGCTACCAACGGGCCCCGCGGCTCAGCTGAGCGGGCCGAGGAGAAATTCCAGTCGTTGATGGGCAAATATCTCGACCACGTACCCGGCCTGTCCTATGCCGAGCGTGCCGATTTACTGTTTCAGCTGCAGGTAGAGCGTCTCAAGTCCAGCCCCGATTCTCAGCAGGCTCTTTACCGGAAGGAGCAGGGATTGCGCCGCGAAATAAACGAGCTGGAAAATGACATTGCCACGTTACAGACTAACCTTGAGTTCTTTGCGCGTTCCAAGAATGCTAATCAGCTGCGTGAGGAATACCAGGGTCGCATTGATGAAGCTAAAGGCCGAATTGATGGGCTGAAAAAACAATTGAAAATTATTCGCGCATAA
- a CDS encoding Ig-like domain-containing protein, protein MPVGGGTGTVVTPPANQAPTVSFIAPAAGASVTINQALQLVATAADDVSVTSVKFLNGATSLGMGVKNGTTYSLSYTPTTTGSLTLSAKATDGAGLSTTASVTVTAAPVGSTTPAAPTVSFDGNTRVLSWSHALGASELEYAQGVGAYQQYTAGLSIDDNAHAAGEWKARVKAYVAGNRNASQQPGYCGEGSG, encoded by the coding sequence GTGCCCGTCGGCGGTGGTACCGGTACCGTGGTGACGCCGCCAGCCAACCAGGCCCCGACGGTGAGCTTTATCGCGCCTGCCGCTGGAGCCTCGGTGACCATCAACCAGGCCCTGCAGCTGGTAGCCACGGCGGCCGATGACGTGTCGGTAACGTCAGTGAAATTCCTCAACGGGGCTACGAGCCTGGGTATGGGCGTGAAAAACGGCACCACCTACTCGCTGAGCTATACGCCCACAACCACGGGCAGCCTGACACTCTCAGCCAAGGCAACCGATGGCGCGGGCCTGAGCACCACGGCCAGCGTGACGGTTACGGCTGCCCCGGTGGGCAGCACCACGCCAGCAGCGCCTACGGTTTCGTTTGATGGGAATACGCGGGTGCTGAGCTGGAGCCACGCGCTGGGTGCGTCGGAGTTAGAATACGCTCAAGGTGTGGGCGCCTACCAGCAATATACCGCCGGACTCTCCATCGACGACAATGCCCACGCGGCCGGCGAGTGGAAGGCCCGGGTGAAAGCTTACGTAGCGGGCAACCGCAATGCCAGCCAACAGCCCGGCTATTGCGGCGAAGGTAGTGGGTAG
- a CDS encoding Maf family nucleotide pyrophosphatase — translation MRLVLASNSPRRRQLLTDLGLPYEVRLQEVDESFPAHLKRAEVAEFLAAHKADAYRAGLAPDEVVLTADTIVCLDDDVLNKPADEAEARAMLTRLQGRAHDVYTGVCLLTGQGQRVVFSDQTRVYFRSLTPAEIEFYVRNYQPLDKAGAYGAQDWIGMVAVTKLEGSYFNVMGLPVHRVWEELEKLGLASLTNK, via the coding sequence TTGCGCCTGGTCCTGGCTTCTAACTCGCCGCGGCGCCGGCAGCTGCTCACCGACCTGGGTCTGCCCTACGAAGTGCGCCTGCAGGAAGTGGATGAAAGCTTCCCCGCCCACCTCAAGCGGGCCGAAGTGGCCGAGTTCTTGGCCGCCCACAAAGCCGACGCCTACCGTGCGGGCCTGGCCCCCGACGAAGTGGTACTCACGGCTGATACCATCGTCTGCCTCGACGACGACGTGCTCAACAAGCCCGCCGATGAGGCCGAAGCCCGGGCCATGCTCACCCGCCTGCAGGGCCGCGCCCACGACGTGTACACCGGCGTGTGCCTGCTCACGGGCCAGGGCCAGCGCGTGGTTTTCTCTGACCAAACCCGGGTATATTTCCGCTCCCTCACCCCCGCCGAAATCGAGTTTTACGTGCGCAACTACCAGCCCCTGGACAAAGCCGGAGCCTATGGCGCTCAGGACTGGATAGGCATGGTAGCCGTGACCAAACTGGAAGGCTCCTACTTCAACGTGATGGGCCTGCCCGTGCACCGCGTCTGGGAAGAATTGGAAAAGCTGGGGCTGGCCTCGTTGACGAACAAGTAG
- the pdxH gene encoding pyridoxamine 5'-phosphate oxidase → MTDQQLADLRQTYSQRTLSEAEVQPDAVRQFRQWLDEALAAHLDEPTAMTVSTVNSQGQPSARVVLLKGLPDDAGFLFYTNYDSRKGQDLQAQPWAALTFFWPGLERQVRVEGRVEKAPEALSDAYFQSRPRSSQIGAWASPQSQKIGSREELEAQEKQVEQRFTGEDPLPRPPHWGGYIVRPHRIEFWQGRPSRLHDRIVYERQGEAWTRSRLAP, encoded by the coding sequence ATGACCGACCAACAACTCGCCGACCTGCGCCAGACCTACTCCCAACGCACGCTGTCGGAGGCTGAGGTGCAGCCCGATGCCGTGCGCCAGTTTCGGCAGTGGCTGGATGAAGCCTTGGCAGCCCACCTCGACGAGCCCACGGCCATGACTGTTTCGACGGTGAACAGCCAGGGCCAGCCCTCGGCGCGGGTGGTTCTGCTCAAAGGCCTGCCCGACGACGCGGGCTTTCTGTTTTACACCAACTACGACAGCCGCAAGGGCCAGGATTTGCAGGCGCAGCCCTGGGCCGCTCTCACGTTTTTCTGGCCCGGCCTGGAACGGCAGGTGCGGGTCGAAGGCCGGGTTGAAAAAGCCCCCGAGGCCTTGTCGGACGCCTATTTCCAGAGCCGGCCGCGCAGCAGCCAGATTGGGGCCTGGGCCTCGCCCCAGAGCCAGAAAATCGGGAGCCGGGAAGAGCTTGAAGCCCAGGAAAAGCAAGTTGAGCAGCGCTTTACGGGCGAAGACCCACTGCCCCGCCCTCCGCACTGGGGCGGCTACATCGTGCGGCCCCACCGGATAGAGTTCTGGCAGGGCCGCCCCAGCCGCCTGCACGACCGAATCGTGTACGAGCGCCAGGGCGAAGCCTGGACCCGGAGCCGGCTAGCTCCCTGA
- a CDS encoding T9SS type A sorting domain-containing protein: MLPAGTTQVRILNSQGRVVVEQHSLTAEQFNVENVPNGLYQLRLVIEGKTHTQRIQIKH, encoded by the coding sequence ATGCTACCAGCCGGTACTACACAAGTACGAATCCTCAATAGCCAAGGAAGAGTAGTTGTTGAACAGCACTCATTGACTGCTGAGCAGTTCAATGTGGAAAACGTCCCGAATGGACTGTATCAGTTGCGCCTAGTTATTGAGGGTAAAACCCATACGCAACGAATCCAGATCAAGCATTAA
- a CDS encoding DUF1015 domain-containing protein: protein MAEIQPVRGWRYNAELSAHIDDYVSPLFDVVSQKQREALYRNELNSIHLSVPRGEDPAGAALERLTQWQNSGVLRQDEVPGIYVYYQYFRLPGSSREYCRKGFMCHIRAYDWAENVVLRHENTLPAAVNDRAELLARTQFQSSATHGLYRDDDFELERYLDEAMLDPLYQTEEDYQGARDVLAVIQDARIIRRFQQVLSLREVILADGHHRYEGSLAYRQARMAAEPGNTGREPWHFHLMYLTNAAADDLRILPTHRLLLELPGGISDAEFLARLEPYFTLLPMDDVYDLPERIAGKQWAFGLYLGGLAYKLRLRPEVHAQLSWDTTTEVKNLDLTVLHYFVLEKALGIVGPDAQRTWPGVAYVRTFSECLARVDRQEARAALIVNEVTMEEVERVCHSGAVMPPKSTFFYPKTIGGFLFSSIRDDEHDNAFYAPFLAPGPGF, encoded by the coding sequence TTGGCTGAAATTCAACCCGTGCGCGGCTGGCGCTACAACGCCGAGCTGAGTGCCCATATCGACGACTACGTTTCGCCTTTATTCGACGTCGTGTCGCAGAAGCAGCGCGAGGCGCTGTACCGCAATGAGCTTAACAGCATTCACTTGTCGGTGCCCCGGGGCGAGGACCCGGCCGGCGCGGCCCTGGAGCGCCTGACCCAGTGGCAGAACTCCGGCGTGCTGCGCCAGGATGAAGTGCCGGGCATCTACGTCTACTACCAGTATTTCCGCCTGCCGGGCAGCTCCCGCGAGTACTGCCGCAAGGGCTTTATGTGCCACATCCGGGCCTACGACTGGGCCGAAAACGTAGTGCTGCGCCACGAAAACACCCTACCCGCTGCCGTCAACGACCGGGCCGAGCTGCTGGCCCGCACCCAGTTTCAGAGCAGCGCCACCCACGGCCTTTACCGCGACGACGACTTTGAGCTGGAGCGCTACCTCGACGAGGCCATGCTCGACCCGCTCTACCAGACTGAGGAAGACTACCAGGGCGCGCGCGACGTGCTGGCCGTGATTCAGGATGCCCGCATTATCCGGAGGTTTCAGCAGGTGCTCAGCCTACGGGAGGTAATCTTAGCCGACGGGCACCACCGCTACGAAGGCTCCCTGGCGTACCGGCAGGCCCGTATGGCCGCCGAGCCCGGCAATACCGGCCGGGAGCCCTGGCACTTCCATTTGATGTATCTGACCAACGCGGCGGCCGACGACCTGCGCATCCTGCCCACGCACCGCTTGCTGCTGGAGCTGCCCGGCGGTATTTCCGACGCCGAGTTCCTGGCCCGGCTGGAGCCATACTTCACCCTGCTGCCCATGGACGACGTCTATGACTTGCCCGAGCGGATTGCCGGCAAACAGTGGGCCTTTGGCCTCTACCTGGGCGGACTGGCTTACAAGCTGCGCCTGCGCCCTGAAGTGCATGCTCAGCTTAGCTGGGACACTACGACCGAAGTCAAAAACCTGGATTTGACGGTGCTACACTACTTCGTGCTGGAAAAAGCCTTGGGAATTGTGGGGCCTGATGCCCAGCGCACCTGGCCGGGCGTGGCCTACGTGCGCACCTTTTCCGAGTGCCTGGCCCGCGTCGACCGGCAGGAAGCCCGCGCCGCCCTCATCGTCAATGAGGTGACTATGGAGGAAGTGGAGCGCGTATGCCACTCGGGCGCCGTGATGCCGCCGAAATCCACTTTTTTTTACCCCAAAACCATCGGCGGATTTCTGTTTTCCTCTATCCGCGACGACGAACACGACAATGCCTTCTACGCCCCTTTCCTTGCGCCTGGTCCTGGCTTCTAA